The genomic stretch GGGATTGTGCGCGATGTAGAGGCGGATCGCGTCGAGTTCATCGCCAGAGCGGATGATGTGTTCATAGTAGTTGCGTTGCCAGAGGGAGCCGGTGCGGTGGAGAGCGCGATTGACTGCAGCGGTGGAGAGGGATTTGAAGGCACCGATGACCTGACCGAGAGATACGGGTTTAGGGACGTCGCGACTCTGGGGAGTCGCCCGCCCTGGCGGGCAGGCGCGGGCGACCCAAGGGTCGCCCCTACGATCCGTGTTCGCGATGGTCCTCGTAGGGGCAGGGCTCGCCCTGCCCGCGGGCCTCAGGCCCGTTGACGTCTGGGGCCGGGACAGAAATATGATTCCGTGTACGT from Candidatus Acidiferrales bacterium encodes the following:
- a CDS encoding transposase, whose amino-acid sequence is MECNRAGDAVWSVWCELPTRFPIVELDAFVVMPNHVHGIIFLSRPQTSTGLRPAGRASPAPTRTIANTDRRGDPWVARACPPGRATPQSRDVPKPVSLGQVIGAFKSLSTAAVNRALHRTGSLWQRNYYEHIIRSGDELDAIRLYIAHNP